In Deinococcus sp. QL22, the following are encoded in one genomic region:
- the recA gene encoding recombinase RecA, with the protein MSKDSNKDTVLHLPNDAKERAKAIENAMTQIEKTFGKGSIMKLGAETKLDIQTISTGSLSLDLALGVGGIPRGRVTEIYGPESGGKTTLALSILAQAQKAGGTCAFIDAEHALDPVYARALGVNTDELLVSQPDNGEQALEIMELLVRSGAIDVVVVDSVAALTPRAEIEGDMGDSLPGLQARLMSQALRKLTAILSKTGTAAIFINQVREKIGVMYGNPETTTGGRALKFYSSVRLDVRKIGQPIKVGNDAVANTVKIKTVKNKVAAPFKEVELALVYGKGFDQVADLVGLAADMDIIKKAGSFYSYGEERIGQGKEKAIAYISERPEMEEEIRARVMAAIKNGGVSAPTVATVAAVAE; encoded by the coding sequence CCCAACGACGCCAAAGAGCGCGCCAAGGCCATCGAAAATGCCATGACCCAGATCGAGAAAACGTTTGGCAAGGGCAGCATCATGAAGCTGGGCGCGGAAACCAAGCTGGACATCCAGACCATCAGCACGGGCAGCCTGAGCCTTGACCTGGCGCTCGGCGTGGGCGGGATTCCCCGTGGCCGCGTGACCGAAATCTACGGCCCCGAGTCGGGCGGCAAGACCACGCTGGCCCTCAGCATCCTTGCTCAGGCCCAGAAAGCGGGCGGCACCTGCGCCTTCATCGACGCCGAGCACGCGCTTGACCCCGTGTACGCCCGTGCGCTGGGCGTGAACACCGACGAACTGCTGGTGTCTCAGCCCGACAACGGCGAGCAGGCGCTGGAAATCATGGAACTGCTGGTTCGCAGCGGCGCCATTGACGTGGTCGTCGTGGATTCCGTGGCCGCCCTGACGCCCCGCGCCGAAATTGAGGGCGACATGGGCGACAGCCTGCCCGGTTTGCAGGCCCGCCTGATGTCGCAGGCTCTCCGCAAACTAACCGCGATTCTGAGCAAGACCGGAACCGCCGCCATTTTCATCAACCAGGTTCGCGAAAAGATCGGCGTGATGTACGGCAACCCCGAAACCACCACCGGGGGCCGCGCCCTGAAGTTCTATTCCTCGGTGCGCCTGGACGTGCGTAAGATTGGCCAGCCCATCAAGGTCGGCAACGACGCCGTGGCCAACACGGTCAAGATCAAGACCGTGAAGAACAAGGTCGCTGCGCCCTTCAAGGAAGTGGAATTGGCCCTCGTGTACGGCAAGGGCTTTGACCAGGTGGCCGATCTGGTGGGCCTCGCTGCCGACATGGACATCATCAAGAAGGCGGGCAGCTTCTATTCCTACGGCGAGGAGCGCATCGGGCAGGGCAAGGAAAAAGCCATCGCCTACATCTCCGAGCGCCCCGAAATGGAAGAAGAAATCCGCGCCCGCGTGATGGCCGCCATCAAGA